The genomic segment GCCTGGTGACTCCAACCCCTGCCAGGCGCGGGACCTGCCCGGCGGCTGCTAGGAGCACACGTACCCTTCTGCTTGGAGTAGGCTGCGGTGTAGACAGGCACCCCTACGGCATCCTCGTAGAGGGGATACACCGAAACGTTGTACCGCTGGAAGGGCTCGATGCCGTCTACAGcgaagagcagagggagagcGGGGCATTCGGGGGCTCCAGCAGCCGAGAGCCGCGGCGTCCCTGCGTGCCAGGCCCGAGCAGCCTGCCCGCGCGGGGCTGGCCCGGCCACGACCCGCTGCGCTGCACGGGGCGCGGAGCCGGAGCCAGGAGGCAGGACGCGGAGCGGGCTCGGGCTGGGAGCCCTGTGGCACGGGAGGTGCAGCGAGCCAGCCCTGGCGGGGAGGAGGGCTGAgcccccccgggtgcccccgTTGCCACTTGCCCCAGGCTCACCTCGGATCAGGGCCCTGGTGGTGCCGCCGTCACGCTCCCTCTGCCAGCAGGCGCTgcagcgggccggctccgaggaCGTCCGGTGCCACTCCAGGACgtagccggcagccggggccggcggtgcctCCCACTGCACCCAGAGGCTGCGCTCGCCGCCGGGCACGGCCCGGAGCCCCGCCAGGggctgccctgcagatggggacGACGCACGCTGCCAAccccggccgcgggccggggccccgACGGCGGCGAGGACGGGAGCatcccctccccagctctgcgcTCCCGCCTTGCCTCCCAGCGGAGCCCCTCCGTGCCCGGCGGAGCCTGCCCGGGCTCCCGCGCTGCTCCGCGCAGCGGTTTTGCACCTCACGGGCAGCCCGTTTGGGAGCCCCGAGACCGCACGCCCAGGCGAGCACCTCCGCTGGGGCTGCAGCCACGTGAGATGTGGTCAACCCCCTGCGGCAGGGCAACGGGGCGCCAACGGGGGCTCGtggccctgcctgcagcccccagtCTGGGAGGTATTTGAGGGCTGCGGAGAGATGCTGCTCTGGTTTGCACCAGCGCTCACCTGTCTTCTCCAGGAGGACAACCTCGGTCGCGGCCGACTCGCCGGCAGCGTTGTAGGCTGTGAGATAGACCCTCCTGGCTCCCGCCGGGGCGGAGAAGTTGCACTGGGTGTCCGCGGTGTCGCAgacggcgggggggtcccggcccctccgccggggGCTCAGCGCCACGCGGTAGCCCAGCAGCCTCCCGTTGgcctcccgccgcggcggagcCTGCGGGCGCAGACAGGCCGGACAGGGCGCTGGGGCGGCTCTGCTGCGGGAGCCCCCGCGCGCTTGCCACCCCCCGCGGGTACCTTCCACCACAGCTGCACCTCGACCCTCCGGCCAGCATCCGCGGGCTGCGTGCTCCACCACGCGTCCAGTCTCGCTGTAGGGGCTGTCGCGGGGGAAAGGCGGAGGAGATGCTGCAAGGGGCTGGTGTCCGCGGCCAGCGCCCTCCGCGCAGCCGTGTGCCACGCACGAGCCGTGCTGCTGCAGCTcggggcgcccgcgggggctCCCCGCTGCCGCCGTGCCCCGCGTGCCCGCACCCACCTTTCTCGTGGGTGGTGAAGTTCCTGCCCGGGCTCCACTCGCTCCAGTAGCCCCCGGGCGAGGGCCGCCGGCAGCGCATCTCGAAGTGGTACTGCGTCCCGAAGAGGAAGCCGCAGTGCTGCGTCGGCCGGGCCTGGCTGCCGATGCCGGGGACCTGCGGGCAGCCGGAGCAGGGGCTGCGTTAGCTCCCCGACGGGGCGGCTCCTCCCCGTCCTGCCCCGGAgccggggccaggggcagccCTGGAGCGCGCGGTGGGTCTGCGGCAGGCGCTTGGGGTCTCTGCCACCCGCCCGGGGCAGGGAAGGATGAGGACATGCACCCTCGCCAAGGACGGAGGGTTTTGCGGGAGCCGGCGTGTGCCTGCGAGGCAGGTCCGTGGGGCGGCTCTGCGGCAGCCCGGGCCACGGTCGCCGGCAGGAGCACGCAGCAGGGAACCCAGTGCCGGGCTGGCCTCAGCCGTGAGGCCTCCTCCGGGGCACGGAGGAGCTCGGTGAAGGGGGATCACACAGGTGTGGTGAGATGTGGTGGCCTCGGCACGCAGCCCAAGTAAGGACCGGCAGAAAGCAGGAGCTTGCATGACAGCACCGTGGGAAAAACACTGCTGCCATATCCCTCCCGTAGTGAGCAAGGCTGGGAGGAAAGCGCAGGCGCTGATCGGTACCCAGAGGTGCCCAGGTGCACAAAGCAGGGTGCAAAATCTGGCAGAGCGAGGAGCAGATGTGGGGAGTGCTGGTTCCTGCTCGCCtgcagcccctcgccggcccctctccagccccggCGCTGAGCATCGCTCACCAGCGCCCAGGCCGGGTCCTCTGGGCTCCTGTAGCGCAGCTCACACTGCAGCTCCATGTGCGCGCTGGTCCGGGCGGCCTCCCAGGACACCGAGACGCAGTCCGTCTGGTGGGGGATGGACTGGATGCTCTGCAGCACGGGAGGGTCCAGCTTGGCTGGAGGGAAAGCCGGGCAGAGCTGGAGATGCTGCGGGCGGACGGTGCCCGTGCGGGCCGGCGGGGCTCTGCACCCcggctctgccagggctgcagcctcGCGCGTGGCCGAAGGCACCGTTGTTATTAACGCCGCGAACCGCAGCcctggctctggcctgctctgacCTCCTGGCAAGTGGGATTAGACAGAAACAGCCCCAAAACATTTTGGAGAACGGCTTGTGGAAAGGGCCCGGAGCCAGCGTGCAGTGAGGTGCAGACGCCCCGCGCGGCCACAGCGGGCTTCGCGGGCGGCTCTTCCCTGGGTGCAGACCAGGGACGACCAGTCTCATCGTCTGAGGAGGTTTCTTTTTATAAATAGTTTATGGGAGTTGTATGTATTATTAATAGACCTCCTGAAGAAACGGGTAATCAATTGCTGGAGAGAGTTGTAGAGTGCAGCAGGTCAACCGACGGCTCATACCCAGCCGGCACACGCTGCTCAGGTCTGTAATACGGCTCTGGCACCTATTCATCTTCGCAAGCCGTTTATCATGGGAACCTAAAAGCCTGACGTGCTGTCACGGCACTCTAAAATCCCTCCCGCACCGATAATTAGTTTCCGTGGCCCGCGACGGCCGCTCGGGGCAGGAGGCTCCCGCCGTCACTCACCGACGTCCATGGGGTCGATGCGGAGGCGCTCCGACTCGGCCGTGCCCAGGGCGTTGCGGGCGGACACCCAGATGTCCATTTTCCGGTAGAGCTGGAGCAGCCTGCGGGGCACGGTGCAGCAGTGGCAGCCGCCCCGCGGGGTGCAGCCCGTCACCGCCTCGCCGGCGGCCTCCCGCTGCGCTCTGCTCCTGCCGACGGAGACGGGAGGGCTCGGATAAGCGGGGATAGGGGCCGGGGGCCGGAGAGCAggggcgccgcgcggcccgcTTACGTGGCGCACTTGAGGGCGACGGCGGTGGGGAGGCTGTCGGCTCCCCGCTCCCACCGGCACGTCAGCCCGTAGTCGCTGAGGTTCAGCATGCAGGTGAGGTTGAAGGGCTTCGCAGGCGGGTCTAGGGAGAAAGCAGCCAGGAGGAGCCTGAGCAAACCTGCCCCAAACCCTGCGCCTCGGCGTGCTGGGGAGCACCCAGGGCAGCTCCGCGGAGGCCCGGGTCGGCGGCCCCCCcggctgcccagccccagccacgCCAGGCCTGGCCGCGCGCCCCGCGGGGCAGACTCACAGCCCGCCTGGATCTCCGCCACGCCGACCCGCTGCCGGGTGCCGTTCCACTCCACGAGGCACcacagcctggcctggctgcggcTGAAGTTGGCCACGGTGAGGTCGGACACCTCCGTcccccccgggccgcggcgctgcctgccGGCCAGGGGCTCGCCGTCCAGCATCCAGGCGATGCGGATCTTCCCGCGCTCCAGCCCGCGGCAGAGCTCGCTCTGGACGGTGCAGGACGCCGTGACGGCCGATCCCAGGGGGACGACGGGGGAGCCCACGGCCACCGAGGCGCAGCCCTGGGTCCCTGCGGGCGGGAAAAGGGCGTCACGCCCAGGGCACGGCCGCGGCCGAGCCGGCCGGCCCCGTGGCACCCAGGCAGGGCAGAGGGGCGAGCGCGGGGCTGGGCACCCACTCACCgcccagggagagcaggaggagcagggagagccGCTGCAGCAAGGTTGTCCCGGCGCCGTGCCTGGCCATGATCCGCTCCTTGGCTTTGGCATCACCTGGAGTTCAGACACGGGCTCCTCTCGGCAGGTCGGGGAGGGGGCCGGGAAGCGGCCGGATTAGATCCCCCTTGCTGCGACAACCGCGGGTGCTTGCTGGAGCCCAACGTCCTCTGGGCGCAGCCTCCCTCCGGCGGCCCTTCCGCAGCGCTGACACATCCGAGCCGCCCGCGGGGCACCGACGACGGGaaggggcgcggggcgcgcggctCTGCCCGGCCACCGGCTCTCCGCCCTGCTCTCCCCGTTTCCGCAGCACGAACCTGGAGCTGCGCTCCGGGCACGAGCTGCTTTTATCTCAGGTACCTTCTGTCTCTGCCGGGGACAGATTTGTGGTTTAAGCAAGGGTGAGAGCTGAGGTTTTGGGTGGCAGAGCGGTCTGATaagcagaaaggaggaaaggaatgaACGAAGGCGATGCAGCAGGGTCTGCAGGGCCTCGGGGTCCTGcccgcaccctctctcctgcGCTTCCCCCCTCCACCTGCATCCCCCGGCCGCTGCCGGGAATGGATCCAAACCTCCCTGCGCTGCGCCCGGGGCAGCCGGAGCCACCGAGCCGCCTCTCCGGCCCCTGCCCGGCTGTGCGGCACCCCTTTCCCCGGGGCGTTCGCGGCTGCCTCCTCCTCGGTGGGGGACACGTGCCCCCCCgaggggctgcccgcgccggcacCCGCCTCTGGCACGCTCCTTGCCCCGGAGCCGGCATGCAGGGGCAGGCAAGCCCGGCACGGCTGATGGGAAAGCAGCCGCCGGCGGCGCACCCCTGCTCCGGCACGCGGCCGTCCCCACCGCCGGGCCAGGCACGGCCGTCGGCGCAGCCGCGGGTAACGCGCTGGGTCCGCGCCGCCGGGGCACGCCGGGCGGCCCGCGCTCACCGGACCCCGGCGCCCCGTCCCTACCTCGCCTCtgcgcccgccgcctccggccgccgCTCACCGCCCGCTCCCAGCGCTGGTCTCCGGCTCCCGGCGCATCGCCGCGCTCAGCCCGTTTGCTAGCACGCTGCTCTCACCGTTAGTTCCTCAAAACCAGTGCCGTTAATTGCTGTGACTCTGGAGAAGGTGATTGCAAAACACTTCCCTGAAGGCTGTGCCTGCCGTGCTCGCTGGCAGGAAGGGGAGCCCAGGGCACACGTCCAGCGCCCGGAGCGGgacctgccgcccgccccgccggccctcggcagcggggccggggcagcggccgcctcCTTGCTGCAgcctgccggggccgggccgggggacgCGGCGCGCggaggggcaggaggcggccgcgggcgggTGCTGAGCGCAGCTGGCGCactgcagctcccagctcccaacCCGCTCCCGCGCTCCTGCTCGGCACCCGCCGCGGGGGTCTGGGCTCGTCCCCGCATCCTCGTCCTCCTGAGCTCCAGGGTCCTCGCCTGGGATGCGTCTCCCAGGTTCCCGGGAGCATCCGCACCGTGTGCTGCGGGCCCCCTGCACCGGCCCTCCCGGCCGCTCGCAGCCACGCAGGGACCGTCCCTCCCAGAGCCTGGCTCTGGCGAGAGCAGTCCTGTCCCCGATTTGCTCTAAATCGCCCCCATCCCCATCACGCGAGCTCCACGGGCCAGGAAGCACCGTGGGACCTCGAGGGGCTCCTGTGCCGGGGCCCGTGGAAGGCAGGatccggcccccggccccagcagctGCCTCCCAGCCCGGTGGCTCCCAGCAGGACCCAACGACGTGTCCCAGAGCTGGGGGACCAGCGAGGTGCCGCAAGGGCAGAGGGAGACCCAGCTTCGCCCCCGGTATGTCCCCGCCCCGGCCCTTGGCCCAGGTTCGGGGCCGGGGGCTTCCAGCGGCTCCTTCGCCCGGGGGGCCAgcagctgccccacggcagctccTCGCTGCGGCTGGGACCAGGCAGGGCTGCCCGGTCGCGCCGCGTCCTGCGGACGTGGGAAAAACCCCGGGTCCAGCAGGACGGAGCCGGAGCATCCGGGTAAACAGGGGATTGCCCAAGCTACGacgcactcgcagccttcgcaaCGGAGGCATTTATTGTGCAAACAACTGTTTACTATGGGATTTACGGCATGCGTGCGTCGAGTCTAGCGGCACGCTACCCAGCGCTCCCGCAGCTCCACACTGCGCCTTACCCCGGGGCCGACGGGCACGCGGGTGCAGGGCATCCGCGCAGGGAGCCGCGCTCCCGCATCGCCTCCCGCCGAGGAGGGCTGCTCGCTGCAGGTGGCACACGGCCGTCTCGCCACACACCCCGACTGCCCCGTGGGGCAAAGCTCCTTCCCCAAAGCCCTACTCtgcccccgggccctggcgggttGCCCGCAGCAGGCCTGGCCCCGTGCAGCCTGCAGCCCGTGGGGAGCGGCGggtgcaggggcagcagcagctcctgctgctcgtCAGGGGTGATGCGCTGGAGAAACGCGCAGCCGTTGCATCAAAACTGTAGAGGTTGAGCTAAGGGAGCAGGAAGCCAGCGGGAACATTGTGGCCAGCTGTGGGCTGCTGCGCTGGGGTGCCTGCAAACACAGGAtgaggcctgggagcagctcctccggtGCCAGCACATGAccagcagcccctgccccagctctgatgctgctgctgctgctgctgccccagctctgctcctgccccagccccagctcccagtcctgctcctgccccagctctgctcctgccccagccccagctctgctcctgctcctgctcctgccccagctctgctcctgctcctgccccagctctgctcctgctcctgccccagctcccagtcctgccccagccccagctcccagtcctgccccagccccagccccagccccagccccagggatcCTGCCCAACGCTGGCCTCCTcagtcctccttcctccccgatcagctcagctgtgctgctcccagcagcaacTCTCCCACCTGCAGTGAATCCATCCTGCCTATTAGCAGCTGCGGCGGGGCGAGCcgggctggggccagggaggctgaTTAGCCGCCTGGCACCAGCCCCGCTGTGCTGCTGCCGGTCGCAGGGTCGGCTgcgggagcgcggccccggccgggccagCGGTGCCCCCGGAGCAACCCCAGGCCCTATTGCAGCGTGAGCCCAGGGCTCCCCGAAGCAGCGTCTCCACCTGCTTCGCTGCCCAGTGGCTGCCGGCTGCCGTCTGCTGTCCGG from the Struthio camelus isolate bStrCam1 chromosome 23, bStrCam1.hap1, whole genome shotgun sequence genome contains:
- the CSF3R gene encoding granulocyte colony-stimulating factor receptor isoform X3, producing MARHGAGTTLLQRLSLLLLLSLGGTQGCASVAVGSPVVPLGSAVTASCTVQSELCRGLERGKIRIAWMLDGEPLAGRQRRGPGGTEVSDLTVANFSRSQARLWCLVEWNGTRQRVGVAEIQAGYPPAKPFNLTCMLNLSDYGLTCRWERGADSLPTAVALKCATLLQLYRKMDIWVSARNALGTAESERLRIDPMDVAKLDPPVLQSIQSIPHQTDCVSVSWEAARTSAHMELQCELRYRSPEDPAWALVPGIGSQARPTQHCGFLFGTQYHFEMRCRRPSPGGYWSEWSPGRNFTTHEKAPTARLDAWWSTQPADAGRRVEVQLWWKAPPRREANGRLLGYRVALSPRRRGRDPPAVCDTADTQCNFSAPAGARRVYLTAYNAAGESAATEVVLLEKTGQPLAGLRAVPGGERSLWVQWEAPPAPAAGYVLEWHRTSSEPARCSACWQRERDGGTTRALIRDGIEPFQRYNVSVYPLYEDAVGVPVYTAAYSKQKAPSRTPKLHLKSISKSHAELCWDSIPVEMQNGFITNYTIFWANSTADVSSAVVNSSLSSFVIWDLKPSTLYKVHIMASTAAGSTNGTSLTLVTTVLDDIEIQFLFLTLGLIFVLLILLMICFQKNGRVKKQFWPSVPDPANSSLGKWVPAELQQEPLQVPGVREPGLAPISTITVLERVAGKQLWGKDPVAETTSGFPDMPKSYVQQDGPGTPRSSRDVSERSEGRYRNGGETVQYAQVVGDGYKGQQHIPSRLYLRSSSTQPLLFDGTPSPKPYENLWFHGVAPERLYGQGSKEDKGFLEEPLINFPLLQGLKISGAEELYDFQRF
- the CSF3R gene encoding granulocyte colony-stimulating factor receptor isoform X1, whose amino-acid sequence is MARHGAGTTLLQRLSLLLLLSLGGTQGCASVAVGSPVVPLGSAVTASCTVQSELCRGLERGKIRIAWMLDGEPLAGRQRRGPGGTEVSDLTVANFSRSQARLWCLVEWNGTRQRVGVAEIQAGYPPAKPFNLTCMLNLSDYGLTCRWERGADSLPTAVALKCATSRAQREAAGEAVTGCTPRGGCHCCTVPRRLLQLYRKMDIWVSARNALGTAESERLRIDPMDVAKLDPPVLQSIQSIPHQTDCVSVSWEAARTSAHMELQCELRYRSPEDPAWALVPGIGSQARPTQHCGFLFGTQYHFEMRCRRPSPGGYWSEWSPGRNFTTHEKAPTARLDAWWSTQPADAGRRVEVQLWWKAPPRREANGRLLGYRVALSPRRRGRDPPAVCDTADTQCNFSAPAGARRVYLTAYNAAGESAATEVVLLEKTGQPLAGLRAVPGGERSLWVQWEAPPAPAAGYVLEWHRTSSEPARCSACWQRERDGGTTRALIRDGIEPFQRYNVSVYPLYEDAVGVPVYTAAYSKQKAPSRTPKLHLKSISKSHAELCWDSIPVEMQNGFITNYTIFWANSTADVSSAVVNSSLSSFVIWDLKPSTLYKVHIMASTAAGSTNGTSLTLVTTVLDDIEIQFLFLTLGLIFVLLILLMICFQKNGRVKKQFWPSVPDPANSSLGKWVPAELQQEPLQVPGVREPGLAPISTITVLERVAGKQLWGKDPVAETTSGFPDMPKSYVQQDGPGTPRSSRDVSERSEGRYRNGGETVQYAQVVGDGYKGQQHIPSRLYLRSSSTQPLLFDGTPSPKPYENLWFHGVAPERLYGQGSKEDKGFLEEPLINFPLLQGLKISGAEELYDFQRF
- the CSF3R gene encoding granulocyte colony-stimulating factor receptor isoform X2, with the protein product MARHGAGTTLLQRLSLLLLLSLGGTQGCASVAVGSPVVPLGSAVTASCTVQSELCRGLERGKIRIAWMLDGEPLAGRQRRGPGGTEVSDLTVANFSRSQARLWCLVEWNGTRQRVGVAEIQAGYPPAKPFNLTCMLNLSDYGLTCRWERGADSLPTAVALKSRAQREAAGEAVTGCTPRGGCHCCTVPRRLLQLYRKMDIWVSARNALGTAESERLRIDPMDVAKLDPPVLQSIQSIPHQTDCVSVSWEAARTSAHMELQCELRYRSPEDPAWALVPGIGSQARPTQHCGFLFGTQYHFEMRCRRPSPGGYWSEWSPGRNFTTHEKAPTARLDAWWSTQPADAGRRVEVQLWWKAPPRREANGRLLGYRVALSPRRRGRDPPAVCDTADTQCNFSAPAGARRVYLTAYNAAGESAATEVVLLEKTGQPLAGLRAVPGGERSLWVQWEAPPAPAAGYVLEWHRTSSEPARCSACWQRERDGGTTRALIRDGIEPFQRYNVSVYPLYEDAVGVPVYTAAYSKQKAPSRTPKLHLKSISKSHAELCWDSIPVEMQNGFITNYTIFWANSTADVSSAVVNSSLSSFVIWDLKPSTLYKVHIMASTAAGSTNGTSLTLVTTVLDDIEIQFLFLTLGLIFVLLILLMICFQKNGRVKKQFWPSVPDPANSSLGKWVPAELQQEPLQVPGVREPGLAPISTITVLERVAGKQLWGKDPVAETTSGFPDMPKSYVQQDGPGTPRSSRDVSERSEGRYRNGGETVQYAQVVGDGYKGQQHIPSRLYLRSSSTQPLLFDGTPSPKPYENLWFHGVAPERLYGQGSKEDKGFLEEPLINFPLLQGLKISGAEELYDFQRF